In Acidimicrobiales bacterium, the sequence ACGCCGGCCAGGCCGCGCAGCATGCGGGCGGCGCCCACCCCGCCGGCCAGGGCGGTCAGCACGGGCCGCCCCCCGCGCCCGCCTCGCTCGGGGATGGGGCCACGCGGCCACGCTAGATCGTCGACCTCCTTCGTTCGCTCCGCTCACTCCACTCGGTCGAGTTTGGTCGTGCTCCGGCGGGCGAGCGGAGCTCGCCCGCCTCCGCCCTGTGCCTTCTCCGTGGTCCGCAGCCGCAGAGGCCGCCTGCGGCGGCGGGTGCGGCCACGGGCCCTGCCGGCTGCCGACGCGGCGGACGTTTGTTTCGTTGTTGACTGGCCGGCGGGCGGCCTGGTCCCGGGGGTGGTGGGGCGTGGCCCGTAGGCTCGTCCGGGTGAACGTCCTGCGGGTCGCCGTCGACGCCACGCCCATGCTCGGCGAGCGCACCGGCATCGGCGCCTTCGTCGCCGGCGCCCTGGGCGCCCTCGGCAGCGATCCGGGCCTCGAGCTCTCCGGCTACGCCCTCTCGCTGCGGGCCCGCAACGGCCTGGCCGCCGCCCTGCCCCAGTCGGTCCGCCCCCTCACCCGGCCCATGGCGGCCGGGCCGCTGCTCCGGGCCTGGGCGCGGGCCGACCAGCCGCCCGCCGAGTGGTGGACGGGTCCGGTGGACGTCGTGCACGGCACGAACTTCGTGGTGCCGCCCACCCGCCGGGCCGGCCAGGTCGTCACCGTGCACGACCTCACCCCGGTGCGGTTCCCCGAGCTGGCCCGCCGCTCGACCGCCCTGTTCCCCACCCTCGTGCGCCGGGCCCTGGGCCGGGGCGCCCGGGTGCACACGCCGTCGGCCTTCGTCGCCGCCGAGGTGGTGGAGCTGCTGGGCGCCGACCCCGACCGGGTGACGCCGGTCCACCACGGGGTGCCGGAGCGCCCGGCCCCGTCCGGTGGGCCGCCGGTGGACGGTCCCTACGTGCTCGCCCTCGGCACCATCGAGCCCCGCAAGGGGTTCCCCCACCTGGTGGCCGCGTTCGACGCGGTGGCCGCCGCCCACCCCGAGCTGCGCCTGGTCGTCGCCGGCCCCGACGGGTGGGGGGCGGACGCGTTCGAGCAGGCGCTCGCCCGCGCCGCCCACGCCGACCGGGTCGTGCGCCTGGGATGGGCCGCCCCGTCCGGCATCGCCGCCCTCCTGTCGGGTGCCACCGTGCTCGCCTTCCCGTCGCTGTACGAGGGGTTCGGCCTGCCGCCGCTGGAGGCGATGGCCGCCGGCGTGCCGGTGGTCGCGACCAGGGCCGGGGCGCTGCCCGAGGTGCTGGGCGACGCCGCCTGTCTGGTGCCGGCCGGCGACCACGTGGCCCTGGCCGAGGCCCTCGCCCTGGTGCTCGACGACGCCGAGGTCCGGGCCGGGCTGGTCGCCCGGGGGCTCGAGCAGGCGGCCCGCTTCTCGTGGCAGGACTGCGCCGACGGGCTGGCCGGCCTGTACCGGCGGGCGGCCGAGGACCGCTGACCGTGCGCGTGCTCGTCGCCGCCGAGCAGCTCCGCCGGCCCGCGCCCGGCGGGATCGGCACCTACGTGCGCAGCCTGGTGACCGCCCTCGACGGCGACCCCGAGGTCACCCTGCTGGCGGGACGCCCGCCGTCGCCCGGCCGGCCCGACCCGGTCGCCGCCCTCGGGCTCCCCGTGCTCGCCTCGCCCCTGCCCGGGCGGGCGCTGACCCGGGCCTGGGGCTGGGGCGTGGGCGGCGTCGCCGGCCGCCGGTTCGACCTGGTCCACGCGCCGTCGCTGGCCGTGCCGCCGTCGTCGGTGCCCGTCGCCGTGGCCGTCCACGACGTGGCCTGGCGGCGCCTCCCGGGTGCCTTCCCGGCCCGGGGCCGGCGTTGGCACGACCGCGCCCTGGCTCGCGCCGCCCGGCGCGCCGCCCTGCTGCTGGTGCCCACGGCCGGCACCGCCGACGCCGTGGTCGCCGCCGGCGCCCCGCCCTCGCACGTGGAGGTCCTCGACCCCATGTACGGGTGCGACCACCTTCCGCCGCCCGACACGGCGGGCGCCGCCCGCACCCTGGAGGGGCTGGGCGTCACGGGCCCGTACCTGCTCTCGGTGGGGACGCTGGAGCCCCGCAAGAACCTGCCCCGGCTGGTGGCCGGGTACGGCCGGGCCCGCCCTCGCCTGCCCGAGCCGTGGCCCCTCGTGCTGGTCGGCCCCACCGGGTGGGGCGTCGACGCCGCCTCGCTCACCGCCGCCCCGGGCGTCCGCCTCGCCGGAGCGGTCGACGACGGCGTGCTGGCCGGCCTGTACGCCGGCGCCCGCTGCGTCGCCTACGTCCCGCTGTTCGAGGGCTACGGGCTGCCCGCCGTCGAGGCCATGGCCGCCGGCGTACCCGTGGTGGCGAGCCCCGTCCCCAGCACGGCGGGCGCCGCCCTGGAGGTCGACCCCCTGGACGAGCACGCCATCGCCCGAGGGCTGGTCGACGCCGCCACCGACGAGGAGCGGCGCGCCGAGCTGGTGACGGCCGGCGCCGTGCGGGCCGGCCAGCTCACATGGAAGGCGGCCGCCGGCCGCCACGTCGAGGCATGGCGGGAGGTGGCGTGACCGAAGCCACCCCCGCCGGCGGCGCGGCGGCCGCCGGCCTCGCCGCCGCCGTGCCCGTCGCCCTGGACGTCACCGCCGTCCCGGCCAACCCGTCGGGCGCCGGCCGCTACACCATCGACCTGGCCACCGCCCTGTCCCGGCAGGACGACGTGGCGCTCACCTTCGTCGCCCGCCGCGACGACGCCCGGCGCTGGCAGGAGCTGTCGCCGACGGCGACGGTGGTCGCCGCCGCCCCGAGGAGCCGGCCCGGCCGCCTGGCGTGGGAGCAGGCCCGCCTGCCGAAGCTGCTGCGGGGCCTGCCCGTGCGGGTCCACCACTCGCCCCACTACACGATGCCCGAATCGGCGAGCGTGCCCCGCGTCGTGACCGTCCACGACCTGACGTTCTTCGACCATCC encodes:
- a CDS encoding glycosyltransferase family 1 protein; its protein translation is MNVLRVAVDATPMLGERTGIGAFVAGALGALGSDPGLELSGYALSLRARNGLAAALPQSVRPLTRPMAAGPLLRAWARADQPPAEWWTGPVDVVHGTNFVVPPTRRAGQVVTVHDLTPVRFPELARRSTALFPTLVRRALGRGARVHTPSAFVAAEVVELLGADPDRVTPVHHGVPERPAPSGGPPVDGPYVLALGTIEPRKGFPHLVAAFDAVAAAHPELRLVVAGPDGWGADAFEQALARAAHADRVVRLGWAAPSGIAALLSGATVLAFPSLYEGFGLPPLEAMAAGVPVVATRAGALPEVLGDAACLVPAGDHVALAEALALVLDDAEVRAGLVARGLEQAARFSWQDCADGLAGLYRRAAEDR
- a CDS encoding glycosyltransferase family 1 protein, whose amino-acid sequence is MRVLVAAEQLRRPAPGGIGTYVRSLVTALDGDPEVTLLAGRPPSPGRPDPVAALGLPVLASPLPGRALTRAWGWGVGGVAGRRFDLVHAPSLAVPPSSVPVAVAVHDVAWRRLPGAFPARGRRWHDRALARAARRAALLLVPTAGTADAVVAAGAPPSHVEVLDPMYGCDHLPPPDTAGAARTLEGLGVTGPYLLSVGTLEPRKNLPRLVAGYGRARPRLPEPWPLVLVGPTGWGVDAASLTAAPGVRLAGAVDDGVLAGLYAGARCVAYVPLFEGYGLPAVEAMAAGVPVVASPVPSTAGAALEVDPLDEHAIARGLVDAATDEERRAELVTAGAVRAGQLTWKAAAGRHVEAWREVA